One segment of Bradyrhizobium sp. CB2312 DNA contains the following:
- a CDS encoding cytochrome c: MLAAIASPIVNRAHPLSCIKLAFSGGDIVWEGDLALVNCFAGTTAMMRCLLILSTITLWSSTGAHAFDEEHRHGRELLQKMCARCHSVGRTGASPNRQAPPFRSFSETKLYDSDFLQRLQDGYSSIHPAMPTFRFNRDDAEAVLNYMKSVQESPKPKRSLQGGRL; encoded by the coding sequence ATGCTTGCCGCTATTGCGAGTCCTATCGTCAACCGAGCTCATCCTTTGAGCTGCATCAAGCTGGCCTTCAGCGGCGGTGACATCGTGTGGGAAGGCGACCTCGCGCTGGTGAACTGTTTCGCGGGAACGACTGCGATGATGCGATGCTTGCTTATACTTTCGACAATCACTCTCTGGTCGAGCACCGGCGCCCACGCGTTCGACGAGGAGCATCGACATGGCAGGGAGCTGCTGCAAAAAATGTGCGCCCGCTGTCACTCAGTTGGCAGGACCGGCGCGAGTCCGAACAGGCAGGCGCCACCTTTTCGCAGCTTTAGCGAAACCAAGCTCTACGACAGCGACTTTCTGCAGCGACTTCAGGATGGCTATAGCAGCATTCATCCTGCAATGCCGACCTTTCGCTTCAACAGGGATGATGCCGAGGCAGTCCTAAACTACATGAAGTCGGTCCAGGAATCACCGAAGCCGAAACGATCTCTGCAGGGTGGCCGTCTCTAG
- a CDS encoding pyridoxamine 5'-phosphate oxidase family protein: MDEAFRRKILRLLDQHRTTRIATLRSDGWPQVTTVGYANDGLVIYFLCGADSQKAANLARDDRVSLTVDDDPAQVMEIAGLSMAAHAKLVTDPAEFEKALRLLISRYPNQKGLDLPMPKTSDVCVFRLTPTIVSLLDYSKGFGHTDLIAC; encoded by the coding sequence ATGGACGAAGCGTTCAGGCGGAAAATCCTTCGGCTCCTGGATCAGCACCGGACCACGAGGATCGCGACGTTGCGATCTGACGGCTGGCCCCAGGTGACCACTGTCGGCTACGCCAATGACGGGCTCGTCATCTATTTCCTTTGTGGAGCGGACAGCCAGAAGGCAGCTAACCTGGCGAGGGACGATCGAGTCTCGCTAACGGTGGACGACGATCCCGCCCAAGTGATGGAGATCGCCGGCCTATCGATGGCGGCACACGCGAAGCTTGTAACCGATCCCGCCGAATTTGAAAAAGCCTTGCGGCTCCTGATCTCGCGATATCCGAACCAAAAGGGCCTCGATCTTCCCATGCCGAAAACTTCGGATGTCTGCGTCTTCCGCCTGACACCGACGATCGTCTCCCTGCTCGACTACTCAAAGGGATTTGGACATACCGACCTGATCGCGTGCTAA
- a CDS encoding cytochrome c, with translation MFRTIRVDISLAILIALAALFLVRVHKADGSKLAADRASEGRRLAEAWCKPCHAIEPHMAGISDQAPGFAAIANRHGTTALSLKVFLKTSHQNMPNLVIAPDQADALANYILSLKTQD, from the coding sequence ATGTTCCGCACCATACGCGTCGATATCAGTCTCGCGATCCTGATCGCACTAGCAGCATTGTTTCTCGTCCGCGTGCACAAGGCGGACGGATCCAAACTTGCTGCAGATAGGGCGTCGGAAGGACGTCGCCTCGCGGAAGCATGGTGCAAGCCATGCCATGCAATCGAACCGCACATGGCGGGGATATCGGATCAGGCACCGGGCTTTGCGGCAATCGCAAACAGGCATGGAACGACAGCTCTTTCGCTGAAAGTGTTCCTGAAGACCAGCCACCAGAACATGCCGAACCTGGTCATCGCACCCGATCAGGCCGACGCTCTCGCGAACTATATCCTTAGCCTAAAGACTCAGGACTAG
- a CDS encoding MFS transporter: MHDETSLRYAGWRVVLACFLLALSIFGFALYAQGIYLVELERLNGWPASLISGASTLSLLIGNVIVIFTDEIVRRLGLKRLALAGIACLATSMVLLPFAAAPWTLYAAFALMSLGWVGMGTVIIPAVVGAWFVRRRGLAISLAFLGASSGGIIVTPLLMVLVGHLGFQTAMVAASAVLLIFLLPTTFAWIGPPPNVCATTASADQFSPAPGTSICRGEIVRRPAFWTIAVPFALGIIAQVGFIVHQIAILEPKIGALKAGLAVSVMTSMAIVGRVSLSLVADHLDPRLVAAISLVSQAVAVFTIHLSDNVHLVLLASAVFGFSIGNLITLPPLIIHREFEVQNFTVVMGLFTSISGTVGAFGPGLIGLIRGWRGDYGAALLLTIALDVIAAAIVLARAGNPRVAKEFDCARR, from the coding sequence ATGCACGACGAGACGTCACTGCGTTACGCCGGCTGGCGGGTCGTGCTTGCCTGCTTCTTGCTGGCGCTGTCGATTTTCGGCTTTGCTCTGTACGCGCAGGGTATCTACCTGGTCGAGCTGGAGCGTCTGAACGGCTGGCCGGCCTCGCTGATCTCGGGCGCCAGCACGCTGTCGCTCTTGATCGGCAATGTCATCGTCATCTTCACCGATGAGATCGTGCGGCGCCTCGGCCTGAAGCGCTTGGCGCTGGCAGGGATTGCGTGCCTCGCCACCTCAATGGTGCTGCTCCCCTTCGCGGCCGCGCCGTGGACCCTCTATGCGGCATTCGCGTTGATGTCGCTCGGCTGGGTCGGCATGGGCACCGTAATCATTCCGGCGGTGGTCGGCGCTTGGTTCGTGCGACGCCGAGGTCTTGCAATTAGCCTAGCCTTCCTCGGTGCTAGCTCCGGCGGCATCATCGTCACGCCACTACTGATGGTCCTGGTGGGCCACCTTGGATTTCAGACCGCAATGGTGGCCGCAAGCGCAGTCCTGCTGATCTTTCTACTTCCGACCACGTTCGCCTGGATCGGCCCGCCGCCGAATGTGTGCGCGACGACCGCAAGCGCTGACCAATTTTCGCCGGCGCCCGGTACTAGCATCTGCCGTGGCGAGATAGTGCGCCGGCCGGCGTTCTGGACAATCGCGGTTCCGTTTGCGCTCGGGATCATCGCTCAGGTCGGCTTCATCGTGCATCAGATCGCTATACTTGAACCGAAAATCGGGGCTCTTAAGGCGGGGCTCGCAGTCAGTGTAATGACTTCGATGGCGATTGTAGGAAGGGTCTCACTCAGCCTCGTCGCAGACCACCTCGATCCTCGGCTTGTTGCCGCCATCTCGCTGGTGAGCCAGGCCGTGGCGGTGTTCACCATCCACCTGAGCGACAACGTCCATCTCGTGCTGCTGGCCTCCGCGGTGTTCGGCTTTTCGATCGGAAACCTCATCACACTGCCGCCGCTGATCATCCATCGCGAGTTCGAAGTCCAAAACTTCACAGTGGTGATGGGGCTGTTCACCTCGATCAGCGGCACGGTCGGCGCCTTCGGTCCCGGATTGATCGGTCTAATCCGCGGCTGGAGAGGCGATTACGGCGCTGCGCTGCTGTTGACCATTGCGCTGGACGTGATCGCCGCCGCGATCGTCCTAGCGCGTGCCGGAAATCCAAGAGTGGCCAAGGAGTTCGATTGTGCGCGAAGGTAA
- a CDS encoding HAD family phosphatase has translation MIPKPLKAVVFDMDGLLLDTEALYRGAIFAACAAQGHQMVDHVHLSLIGAPKDLGDEKLIGYFGRAFDLDRYHLDCEEHFDGLCAIEVPLRPGVIDLLKVLRDAAIPMAVATSTARPKSEAQLKKADIFHNFDVLVTRSDVEIGKPHPETFLKAATLLSVDPPSCLALEDSHNGVRAAAAAGMSTIMIPDLLQPTPEIAGLCVGVLRSLNDVRIRISQQL, from the coding sequence ATGATCCCAAAGCCCCTTAAGGCCGTCGTTTTCGATATGGACGGATTGCTGCTCGACACCGAGGCGCTCTACCGTGGGGCAATTTTCGCCGCGTGTGCGGCTCAAGGGCACCAAATGGTTGATCATGTGCATCTCAGCTTGATCGGCGCGCCGAAGGATCTAGGTGACGAAAAGCTTATTGGCTATTTTGGACGGGCGTTTGATCTTGATCGCTACCATTTAGACTGCGAGGAACATTTTGACGGCCTGTGCGCAATTGAAGTCCCACTTCGCCCTGGTGTTATTGATCTCCTCAAAGTTCTGCGCGACGCCGCGATCCCCATGGCCGTCGCAACGTCAACCGCACGACCGAAATCTGAAGCGCAGCTGAAGAAGGCAGACATCTTCCACAATTTTGATGTGCTAGTCACGCGAAGCGACGTTGAGATAGGCAAGCCCCATCCCGAGACTTTCCTAAAGGCGGCCACACTCCTCAGTGTCGATCCACCAAGTTGCTTAGCACTCGAAGACTCGCACAATGGAGTTCGTGCGGCAGCGGCGGCGGGAATGTCTACGATTATGATCCCCGATCTCCTCCAACCGACGCCGGAGATCGCGGGTCTATGCGTCGGCGTGTTGCGGAGCCTGAATGACGTTCGGATCAGGATTTCTCAGCAGTTATAA
- a CDS encoding IS110 family transposase, whose product MENYAGIDVSLELSSVCVVDAQGKILKEAKVASEPDALVEFFETLGFAVKRIGLEAGPLSQWLHAGLKGAGFETVLLETRHVKAALSAMTVKTDRKDARGIAQLIRMGWFRQVHAKSVDAQEIRALLIARKQLLGRLIDVELSIRGILRGFGLKVGPVTRRNFEARIRELVAGQATLERIAGAMLSARSALKAEYGRLHKAVLAIVRDDAVCRRLMTVPGVGPLVAITYKSAIDDPHRIVKSKAAGALFGLTPKKYQSGEKDVTGGITLAGDETVRTALYEAANVLLSRITRFSKLKRWGMDVAKRRGSKRAKVALARKLAVILHRIWVDGTTYRWAEAGSIAA is encoded by the coding sequence GTGGAGAATTATGCCGGAATCGACGTGTCATTGGAACTGTCGAGCGTGTGTGTTGTGGACGCCCAGGGTAAGATCCTGAAGGAAGCGAAGGTCGCAAGCGAACCCGACGCCTTAGTTGAGTTTTTTGAGACGCTCGGCTTTGCAGTGAAGCGGATCGGGCTGGAGGCTGGGCCGCTGTCGCAATGGCTGCATGCAGGCCTGAAAGGTGCAGGATTTGAAACAGTTCTGCTGGAAACGCGGCACGTGAAGGCCGCATTATCTGCAATGACGGTCAAGACGGATCGCAAGGATGCCCGCGGGATCGCCCAGTTGATCCGGATGGGATGGTTTCGGCAGGTACACGCAAAGTCGGTTGATGCGCAAGAGATCCGGGCACTCCTGATCGCACGCAAACAGCTTCTCGGGCGGCTGATCGATGTAGAATTAAGTATCCGAGGGATTTTGCGCGGCTTCGGTCTGAAGGTTGGCCCGGTGACGCGAAGGAATTTCGAAGCGCGGATTCGAGAGTTGGTTGCAGGCCAGGCGACATTGGAGCGCATTGCTGGTGCGATGCTTTCGGCACGATCGGCCCTGAAGGCAGAATACGGAAGACTACACAAGGCTGTGCTGGCAATTGTGCGTGATGATGCAGTCTGCCGCCGGCTTATGACAGTACCAGGCGTTGGTCCCCTGGTGGCCATCACCTACAAATCGGCGATTGATGATCCTCATCGCATTGTAAAGTCAAAGGCAGCAGGCGCGCTGTTCGGGCTCACGCCAAAGAAATATCAATCGGGAGAAAAGGACGTCACGGGCGGAATCACGCTGGCCGGCGATGAGACGGTGCGGACGGCCTTGTATGAAGCCGCCAACGTTCTGCTATCGCGCATCACGCGGTTCTCAAAACTCAAACGCTGGGGGATGGACGTCGCCAAGCGGAGAGGCTCGAAGCGCGCAAAGGTCGCCTTGGCACGCAAGCTCGCAGTGATCCTGCATCGGATCTGGGTCGATGGCACGACTTACCGATGGGCCGAAGCGGGCTCAATCGCAGCATAG
- a CDS encoding IS630 family transposase, with protein sequence MANAGERGRPIAPLVLSPPERAYLERQVRRHRVARSLSERCRAILRCADGLPSKSVAVELGLHEHTVGKWRRRFLKDRCDGLLDEARPGRPRTINDDQVAEVIERTLRTTPPDATHWSIRSMAAETGFSHTTIRRMWTAFGLQPHRSQTFKLSSDPLFVDKVRDIVGLYLSPPNRALVLSVDEKSQIQALDREQPVLPMMPGVPERRTHSYVRHGTTSLFAALDVASGFVIGKCYKRHRAVEFLKFLKEIDAQVPEGIDVHIVMDNYATHKTPKIKAWLARRPHYHVHFTPTSASWINQVERWFAELTRKQIQRGVHTSVRQLEADIRTFIDLHNKNPKPFKWTKSADQILASVKRFCHKAQQTLCGEL encoded by the coding sequence GTGGCGAATGCAGGTGAGCGAGGCCGGCCGATCGCGCCGTTGGTGCTTAGTCCGCCGGAGCGGGCGTACTTGGAGAGACAAGTTCGTCGTCATCGCGTTGCCCGATCGCTATCTGAGCGCTGCCGCGCGATCCTGCGGTGTGCGGATGGCTTGCCAAGCAAGTCTGTGGCTGTCGAACTCGGCCTCCACGAACACACCGTCGGCAAGTGGCGCCGCCGATTTTTGAAGGATCGCTGTGATGGCCTGCTTGACGAGGCCCGCCCGGGCCGCCCTCGAACCATCAACGACGATCAGGTTGCTGAGGTAATTGAGCGGACATTGCGTACAACGCCACCCGACGCGACGCACTGGTCGATCCGCTCAATGGCTGCGGAAACTGGCTTTTCCCACACCACGATCCGCCGAATGTGGACGGCGTTCGGCCTGCAGCCGCACCGCAGCCAGACATTCAAGCTGTCGAGCGACCCGCTGTTCGTCGACAAGGTCCGCGATATCGTCGGCCTTTACCTTTCCCCACCGAACCGAGCCCTTGTCCTCAGTGTCGATGAGAAAAGCCAGATCCAGGCCCTGGATCGCGAGCAGCCGGTCCTGCCGATGATGCCGGGCGTACCGGAACGGCGCACGCACAGCTATGTGCGGCATGGTACGACCTCGCTGTTTGCCGCGCTCGATGTCGCCTCTGGATTCGTCATCGGCAAATGCTACAAGCGCCACCGGGCAGTCGAGTTCTTGAAGTTCCTCAAAGAGATCGACGCTCAAGTCCCTGAAGGGATCGATGTCCATATCGTCATGGACAACTACGCCACTCACAAAACACCCAAGATCAAAGCGTGGCTCGCCCGTCGGCCGCATTATCATGTCCACTTCACGCCGACTTCCGCGTCATGGATCAATCAGGTCGAACGCTGGTTCGCTGAGCTCACCCGAAAGCAGATCCAGCGAGGTGTTCACACCTCCGTCAGGCAGCTCGAGGCCGACATCCGTACCTTCATCGACCTGCACAACAAAAATCCCAAGCCCTTCAAATGGACCAAGTCCGCAGACCAGATTTTGGCTTCCGTCAAACGCTTCTGCCACAAAGCCCAGCAGACTTTATGTGGCGAACTTTAG